In the Salarias fasciatus chromosome 13, fSalaFa1.1, whole genome shotgun sequence genome, one interval contains:
- the LOC115399180 gene encoding regulating synaptic membrane exocytosis protein 3-like isoform X18, whose translation MLLYVCVISEAAGKAADRQKGKAKEASAGKKASKGGSSSIQRSVETGMAVEYPRGGSAMNRQASRESTDGSMNSYSSEGNLIFSGMRLGADSQFSDFLDGLGPGQLVGRQTLATPAMGDVQIGLMDKKGQLEVEVIRARGLTPKPGSKSLPAPYVKVYLLDNGTCKAKKKTKIARKTLEPLYQQHLLFDESPQGKVLQVIVWGDYGRLDHKCFMGVAQILLEELDLSSTVIGWYKLFPPSSLVDPTLAPLTRLASQTSLDSSGPPPGVRS comes from the exons ATGttgttatatgtgtgtgttatttcaGAGGCGGCGGGTAAGGCGGCGGACAGACAGAAAGGTAAAGCAAAAG AAGCATCGGCAGGTAAGAAGGCGTCGAagggtggcagcagcagcatccagagGAGCGTGGAGACGGGCATGGCAGTGGAGTATCCACGTGGGGGGTCGGCCATGAACCGGCAGGCCAGCAGAGAGTCCACCGACGGCAGCATGAACAGCTACAGCTCTGAGGGGAA tttgatCTTCTCAGGGATGCGGCTGGGTGCCGACAGTCAGTTCAGTGACTTCCTGGACGGGCTTGGTCCCGGGCAGCTGGTTGGCCGGCAAACGCTGGCAACGCCTGCCATGG GTGACGTTCAGATCGGTCTGATGGATAAGAAAGgccagctggaggtggaggtgatcaGGGCACGAGGCCTTACCCCCAAACCAGGCTCCAAATCCCTCCCAG CTCCCTACGTCAAGGTGTACCTGCTGGATAACGGAACATGTAAAGccaaaaagaaaaccaagaTTGCACGCAAGACCCTGGAGCCGCTCTACCAGCAGCACCTGCTCTTCGATGAGAGTCCCCAGGGCAAGGTGCTTCAG gtGATAGTGTGGGGCGATTATGGGCGACTGGACCATAAATGTTTCATGGGTGTAGCACAGATCCTAttggaggagctggacctcTCCAGCACGGTGATCGGCTGGTACAAACTGTTTCCGCCTTCCTCACTGGTGGACCCTACGTTAGCTCCGCTCACGCGGTTGGCGTCTCAGACGTCACTGGACAGCTCAGGACCGCCGCCGGGCGTTCGGTCCTAG